The Megalobrama amblycephala isolate DHTTF-2021 linkage group LG7, ASM1881202v1, whole genome shotgun sequence genome window below encodes:
- the papss1 gene encoding bifunctional 3'-phosphoadenosine 5'-phosphosulfate synthase 1 translates to METSGNSSKKQKLSNAPESWGMQRATNVTYQAHHVSRNKRGQVVGTRGGFRGCTVWLTGLSGAGKTTVSMALEEYLVCHGIPCYTMDGDNIRQGLNKNLGFSPEDREENIRRIAEVAKLFADAGLVCIASFISPYSRDRLNARKIHEAAGLPFFEVFVDAPLDVCEQRDVKGLYKRARAGEITGFTGIDSEYEKPEAPELVLKTDSCSVNECIQQLLDLLQERDIVPVDASYEVKELYVPENKLDLAKADAESLPAVEITKVDMQWVQVLAEGWATPLNGFMREREFLQCLHFNCLLDGGVINLSVPVVLPVSSSDKERLDGSTAFALAYAGRRVAILRNPEFYEHRKEERCARQWGTTCKDHPYIKMVMESGDWLVGGDLQVLDRIYWNDGLDGYRLTPTELKQKFKEMNADAVFAFQLRNPVHNGHALLMQDTQRRLIERGYRRPVLLLHPLGGWTKDDDVPLAWRMKQHAAVLEEGLLDPKSTIVAIFPSPMMYAGPTEVQWHCRARMVAGANFYIVGRDPAGMPHPDTGKDLYEPSHGAKVLTMAPGLISLEIVPFKVAAYNKVKKAMDFYDPKKHQDYDFISGTRMRRMAREGQNPPEGFMAPKAWNVLKEYYQSLEKA, encoded by the exons ATGGAGACATCTGGGAACTCGAGTAAGAAGCAGAAACTGAGTAACGCGCCTGAGAGCTGG GGCATGCAAAGAGCCACCAATGTGACATATCAAGCCCATCATGTGAGCCGAAACAAGCGTGGACAAGTAGTCGGCACTAGAGGAGGATTTCGAGGATGCACAGTGTGGCTTACAG GTTTGTCTGGTGCGGGTAAAACGACGGTCAGCATGGCTCTGGAGGAGTACCTGGTGTGTCATGGCATCCCCTGCTACACTATGGATGGAGATAACATCAGGCAGGGCCTCAATAAGAATCTGGGCTTCAGCCCTGAAGACCGCGAGGAGAACATTCGGCGTATCGCGGAGGTGGCAAAACTGTTTGCTGATGCTGGGCTCGTGTGTATCGCCAGCTTCATTTCCCCATACAGCAGG GACCGCCTGAATGCAAGGAAGATCCATGAAGCTGCTGGCCTTCCATTCTTTGAGGTGTTTGTAGATGCTCCTCTGGATGTGTGTGAGCAGAGAGATGTGAAGGGGCTCTATAAGAGGGCTAGAGCTGGAGAAATCACAG GGTTCACAGGAATAGACTCAGAGTATGAGAAGCCAGAGGCCCCTGAACTGGTACTAAAGACCGATTCTTGCAGTGTGAATGAGTGCATCCAGCAGCTCCTGGATCTCCTGCAGGAGAGG GACATAGTGCCTGTGGATGCGTCCTATGAGGTCAAGGAGCTCTACGTGCCTGAGAACAAGCTGGACTTGGCCAAGGCTGATGCAGAGAGTCTTCCAGCAGTGGAGATCACAAAG GTGGACATGCAGTGGGTTCAGGTGCTGGCTGAGGGCTGGGCCACTCCTCTGAACGGCTTCATGAGGGAGAGAGAGTTCCTACAGTGTCTTCACTTCAATTGTCTGCTCGATG GTGGGGTTATTAACCTGTCGGTGCCGGTGGTCCTTCCCGTCTCAAGCTCCGACAAGGAGCGTCTGGACGGCAGCACTGCATTCGCGCTGGCCTACGCTGGTCGGAGAGTCGCGATCCTGCGAAACCCAGAGTTCTACGAGCATCGCAAGGAAGAGCGTTGTGCCCGGCAGTGGGGCACCACCTGCAAGGACCATCCATACATCAAG ATGGTGATGGAGAGTGGAGATTGGCTGGTCGGAGGTGATCTCCAGGTGCTGGATCGGATCTACTGGAACGACGGGCTGGATGGTTACAGGCTCACACCAACTGAACTCAAGCAGAAGTTTAAAGAGATGAACGCAG ATGCCGTCTTTGCCTTCCAACTGCGAAATCCAGTGCATAATGGCCACGCGCTGCTCATGCAGGACACACAGCGACGTCTAATTGAACGTGGCTACCGCCGACCCGTGCTTCTGCTACACCCGCTGGGAGGCTGGACCAAAGATGATGACGTACCACTGGCCTGGCGTATGAAACAGCATGCAGCTGTGCTGGAGGAGGGGCTGCTTGACCCCAAATCCACCATTGTGGCCATTTTCCCCTCACCGATGATGTACGCCGGCCCCACAGAG GTCCAGTGGCACTGCAGGGCCCGAATGGTGGCCGGGGCCAACTTTTACATAGTGGGCCGTGACCCCGCAGGAATGCCTCACCCAGACACAGGTAAAGACCTCTATGAGCCCTCCCACGGAGCTAAAGTTCTCACCATGGCCCCTGGACTCATATCGCTGGAAATTGTGCCTTTCAAAGTGGCAGCCTACAATAAAGTCAAGAAGGCCATGGATTTTTATGATCCCAAAAA ACACCAGGACTATGACTTCATCTCAGGAACCCGCATGAGGAGGATGGCTCGAGAGGGCCAGAACCCCCCTGAAGGCTTCATGGCACCCAAAGCCTGGAACGTTCTCAAGGAATACTACCAGTCTTTGGAGAAGGCCTAA